GAAGCTGATGGGGGTTGGAATTCGGTCACACGGCAAGCCACCGCGGAGGGAAGCGGTTCGGAGTTCAATACCCCCCGCGCAGTGCTGATCAATCCTGACGGGGGTTGAAACCGGAGGCTCGACGGAGTTGCTCCCAAAGTGCACGTTCCTCGTTGCTGACGTGCTGCGGCAACTGCACCACCACGACCGCGTATAGATCGCCACGCTGGCCATCCCTGCCTCTCGGCAACCCCTGGCCGCGCAGGCGGAACTGCTTGCCCTGGTTTGTTCCAGGCGGAATCCGCAGCTTCGCCTGGCCGCCGCCGAGCGTAGGCACAGTCACGCTCGAGCCAAGCACGCCTTCCCACGGCGCGAGGTCCAGGTCGTAGTACAAATCCGAACCCCGCACGCGGAAGTCCGGGTGAGCCGCGAGTCGCACGCGCAGGTAAAGGTCGCCGGACTCACCGCCGCCGCTGCCTTGCCCGCCTTTGCCCCGGACGCGAATAGACTGGCCGTCATGCACCCCGTGCGGAATGCGGACGCGGATGGTCTCGGTTTGCCCCTCGCCAGTCCTGGGGTCGACCCTCTGGAGCGAGATGGTCCGGCTGGAGCCGTGCAGGACTTCATCCAGCGTGACCAGGAGATCTCCTTCGATGTCTGCGCCGTGCTGCGCAAAGTCCGCTTCGGCACCCCCACCTCGCCCGCGGTGAAACGCCTCCTCGAAGCCGCCGTAGCGCCCGCCGCGCCCAAAGAACTGCTCGAAGAAGTCGCTGAAGCCCGTGCCGTCGAAATGAAATTCCTGCGTCTGCGTTCCATCCGGGCTGGTCCAGGCGCCGCCTTGCCGGCCGGGCGGCGGTTCGTAGCCGGGACCTTCCTGCCAACGCGCACCGAGTTCGTCGTACTTCTTCCGTTTCTCCGGGTCGCCGAGCACCTCGTACGCCTCGTTGATCTCTTTAAATTTCTCTTCAGCCGTCTTTTTGTCTTGTGCGACGTCGGGATGATACTGGCGCGCCAGCTTGCGAAAGGCCTTTTTGATGTCCTCCTCGCTGGCGTCACGCGACACCCCGAGGGTGGCGTAATAATCTTTAAACTCAACGGGCATGGCCGAAACCTTCGGGGCGGCTCAGGTCGTTGACAACCACTTTGGCCGGGCGAAACACCGTGTTCCCCTGGCGGTAACCGCGCTGGAAAACTTCCAGCACGGCATGATCGGGGTGACGCGGGTCGCGGCGGCCGGCAACAGCCTCGTGCCGGTGCGGATCAAACGGATGGCCGAGGCTCTCCTCGGGTTCAATGCCGTGCTCGCGCAGCAACCCGTGCAGTTGCTGGAGGGTGATCAGGACGCCTTGGCGCAGCTGATCGGGCGAGGCCGACGCGTTCGCAGCAAGCGCGCGTTCGAGGTTATCGATGACCGGCAGCAGGTCGCGGATGAACTCATGCTTTTGGGCGGCAGCGCGCCGCTCGATCTCCTGAGCCAGCCGTTTGCGGTAGTTATCGAAATCGGCGGCAAGGCGCAGGTACCGGTCTTTCTGTTCAGCAATCTCGGCCTCCAGCACCCTGGCAGCGTCATCGAGCCCAACATCGTCCGCAGGGTCGGGGGCAGCGTTGTAGCTAGCCATAAGGCGCCTCCTCAGAATCCTGCGGACCGGAACCGTCGGGCATCGTCTCGGCGGTGAAACCGGTCGCCGTAAGGCGATGTACTTCTTCGCGCCGTTGTTGATGTTTCCACAGCCTCTCGCGCCGAAGCCTCGCCTTCAAGGATTCCACTTCCCGGAGCAATGCCTCGACGGCGTCATCAAAGGCTTTGATGACGTCGGTCGAGGCCTTTTCGCTGTGGAGAATGTTGGATGGCAGCCGCAGGTTGAGCGCGGCCGTGTGAAGGCACCTCTTCGGTTGCCGCCCGAGCACGATCTGCAAGTGAACGGCGTCCGGCGGGAAGTGTTTGAGATGCTTTTCGAGCTTGCTGACCTTTTCGTGGATCTGCTTCCGGAGCATTTCGTGACCGTGCAGGTTCTTGGTAACGAGGCTCCACTGAAACGTGGTTAACGTTGTCACGGGTCGCATACGGCCGCTCCAATCTTTAATCTTTGTTATGCCGGCTGTTTGGCTTTGAGCGGTGTCGTTTCAAATGCCAGCTGGCCCTTCTCAAGATCGACGGTGATGCGGCTGTAGTCGCTGATCTGACCGGCGATGAGCTTCCTCGACAGCTGCGTTTCGATGGCGCGCTGCAGGAAGCGCCGCAACGGCCGCGCCCCGTACACCGGGTCGTAGCCTTCCCTCGCCACATAGAGTTTGGCCGCGTCCGTCAGCTCCAGCTCGATGTGCCGTTCCGCCAAGCGCTCCCGCACCAGCTTGAGCTGCAACTCGAC
This window of the Verrucomicrobiota bacterium genome carries:
- a CDS encoding J domain-containing protein; the protein is MPVEFKDYYATLGVSRDASEEDIKKAFRKLARQYHPDVAQDKKTAEEKFKEINEAYEVLGDPEKRKKYDELGARWQEGPGYEPPPGRQGGAWTSPDGTQTQEFHFDGTGFSDFFEQFFGRGGRYGGFEEAFHRGRGGGAEADFAQHGADIEGDLLVTLDEVLHGSSRTISLQRVDPRTGEGQTETIRVRIPHGVHDGQSIRVRGKGGQGSGGGESGDLYLRVRLAAHPDFRVRGSDLYYDLDLAPWEGVLGSSVTVPTLGGGQAKLRIPPGTNQGKQFRLRGQGLPRGRDGQRGDLYAVVVVQLPQHVSNEERALWEQLRRASGFNPRQD
- a CDS encoding nucleotide exchange factor GrpE; protein product: MASYNAAPDPADDVGLDDAARVLEAEIAEQKDRYLRLAADFDNYRKRLAQEIERRAAAQKHEFIRDLLPVIDNLERALAANASASPDQLRQGVLITLQQLHGLLREHGIEPEESLGHPFDPHRHEAVAGRRDPRHPDHAVLEVFQRGYRQGNTVFRPAKVVVNDLSRPEGFGHAR
- a CDS encoding ribosome-associated translation inhibitor RaiA; translation: MRPVTTLTTFQWSLVTKNLHGHEMLRKQIHEKVSKLEKHLKHFPPDAVHLQIVLGRQPKRCLHTAALNLRLPSNILHSEKASTDVIKAFDDAVEALLREVESLKARLRRERLWKHQQRREEVHRLTATGFTAETMPDGSGPQDSEEAPYG